Sequence from the uncultured Flavobacterium sp. genome:
CAACATTCTTGTTTTTGGCTATTTGAATCGCTTTTTCGTAAAGTATTTGTCCGACTTTTTTACCATGAAATTCTTTGGAAACATAGATTCTCTCTATTTCCAAAGCTTTGTCATCTTGTAATTCGGTTTGAGATTCGCCAAAATTTACTTTTAAATAACCAATCACATTATTCTCAAGCGTTGCAAAATAAAATTCAGAATCCTTATTGTTAAGTTCTTCGGTTAATTTATTGCTGGAGAATTTTTCGTCAAGATACTTTGTCATATTTTCTTCATCATTTGATTCTGAAAATGTTTCCTGAAAAGTTTTTCGGCCAATTTCTTTTAATTGGTCAATCTCCTGTATTGTTACTCTTTTTATTTCAATAGTTTCCATAGGTAACTTCCTGTTGTTTTTTTAAGGTTTAGAATACCCTATAAAAATACAACAGAAACTACGAAATGTAATAATTCAGAATGTTACTTTTTGAATTTTTTAACAGGTTTTTCAGTTACTTCAACTTTGT
This genomic interval carries:
- a CDS encoding GNAT family N-acetyltransferase, which codes for METIEIKRVTIQEIDQLKEIGRKTFQETFSESNDEENMTKYLDEKFSSNKLTEELNNKDSEFYFATLENNVIGYLKVNFGESQTELQDDKALEIERIYVSKEFHGKKVGQILYEKAIQIAKNKNVDYVWLGVWEENHRALSFYKKNGFVEFDKHIFKLGNDEQTDIMMKLKLIN